A region of Jannaschia sp. W003 DNA encodes the following proteins:
- a CDS encoding RNA polymerase sigma factor has product MSTQDPRDPREEIVEHLPAMRAFAVSLTRNASLADDMVQDALVKAWSNLDKFQAGTNMRAWLFTILRNTYYSNRRKAKREVADVDGTITASLSRKPDHDGRLNMMDFETAFAKLPEEQREALVLVGASGFAYEEAAETCGVAVGTIKSRVNRGRAKLAEIMGVSSDESFELTDRATMAVVSSLQNGNL; this is encoded by the coding sequence ATGTCCACGCAAGACCCCCGCGATCCCCGCGAGGAGATCGTCGAGCACCTGCCGGCCATGCGGGCCTTCGCGGTGTCGCTGACGCGCAACGCGTCGCTGGCCGACGACATGGTGCAGGACGCGCTGGTGAAGGCCTGGTCGAACCTCGACAAGTTCCAGGCCGGCACCAACATGCGCGCCTGGCTCTTCACGATCCTGCGCAACACCTACTACTCGAACCGCCGCAAGGCGAAGCGCGAGGTCGCCGACGTGGACGGCACCATCACCGCCTCGCTGTCGCGCAAGCCCGACCACGACGGGCGCCTCAACATGATGGACTTCGAGACCGCCTTCGCGAAGCTTCCCGAGGAGCAGCGCGAGGCGCTGGTGCTCGTGGGCGCCTCGGGCTTCGCCTACGAGGAGGCCGCCGAGACCTGCGGCGTCGCCGTGGGCACCATCAAGAGCCGCGTGAACCGGGGCCGCGCCAAGCTGGCCGAGATCATGGGCGTCTCCTCCGACGAAAGCTTCGAGTTGACCGACCGCGCCACCATGGCCGTCGTCTCGTCGCTGCAGAACGGCAACCTCTGA
- a CDS encoding Crp/Fnr family transcriptional regulator produces the protein MVTRCDACPLRGRSLFADMSDEEVRQTQRFKVGELTVEAGTPILTEGAHSAQLFTVLSGVGLRHKVLQNGRRHVLTFLFPGDLIGLQGAVMGEMGHTVEARSRMRLCVFDRQALWNFFGNSPSRSYDLIWIAATEEHFMGEALVTVGQRTAEESVAWALVKLWKRAATLEMTDGAAMPMPFKQQDLADALGLSLVHTNKTLAKFRERQLAVWRDGRLQVNDLETLARIGMTDTAPPKPRPLL, from the coding sequence ATGGTGACGAGATGCGATGCCTGCCCCCTGCGCGGCCGGAGCCTGTTCGCGGACATGAGCGACGAGGAGGTCCGGCAGACCCAGCGCTTCAAGGTCGGCGAGCTGACCGTGGAGGCCGGGACGCCGATCCTGACGGAAGGTGCCCACTCGGCGCAGCTGTTCACGGTGCTGTCGGGCGTCGGGCTGCGCCACAAGGTGCTCCAGAACGGCCGGCGCCACGTGCTGACCTTCCTGTTTCCCGGCGACCTGATCGGCCTGCAGGGCGCGGTGATGGGCGAGATGGGCCACACCGTGGAGGCACGCTCGCGCATGCGCCTGTGCGTGTTCGACCGCCAGGCGCTCTGGAACTTCTTCGGCAATTCCCCGTCGCGCTCCTACGACCTGATCTGGATCGCCGCCACCGAGGAGCACTTCATGGGCGAGGCGCTCGTGACCGTGGGCCAGCGCACCGCCGAGGAGTCCGTGGCCTGGGCGCTGGTGAAGCTGTGGAAGCGGGCCGCCACCCTGGAGATGACCGACGGCGCGGCGATGCCCATGCCGTTCAAGCAGCAGGATCTGGCCGACGCGCTGGGGCTCAGCCTCGTGCACACCAACAAGACGCTGGCCAAGTTCCGCGAGCGCCAGCTCGCCGTGTGGCGCGACGGGCGCCTGCAGGTGAACGACCTGGAGACCCTGGCCCGGATCGGCATGACCGACACCGCGCCGCCGAAGCCGCGCCCCCTGCTCTGA
- a CDS encoding response regulator encodes MPMDTTAEISKALPYLRRYARALTGSQTSGDNYAAATLEAILADRSLLGATSGVKTDLFSTFHGIWSSAGAPMEEENDAMRQAAQRHLARLTPNTREALLLHTVEEFSMDEISEIMGIDRGEVSELVGLARQEMADAVSGKIMIIEDESIIAMDLESLVGEMGHRVTGIARTHTEAVALAGQEMPDLILADIQLADNSSGIDAVNEVMRDLGKRPVIFITAFPERLLSGARNEPAFLIAKPYTQEQVRSAVSQAMFFSSTEPLSA; translated from the coding sequence ATGCCAATGGACACGACGGCCGAGATCAGCAAGGCCCTGCCCTATCTCCGCCGGTACGCCCGCGCGCTCACCGGAAGCCAGACCAGCGGCGACAACTACGCCGCAGCCACGCTCGAGGCGATCCTCGCGGACCGCTCGCTGCTCGGCGCGACCTCGGGCGTGAAGACCGACCTCTTCTCCACCTTCCACGGGATCTGGTCCTCGGCCGGCGCCCCGATGGAGGAGGAGAACGACGCCATGCGCCAAGCCGCCCAGCGGCACCTGGCCCGCCTGACGCCCAACACCCGCGAGGCGCTGCTGCTCCACACGGTCGAGGAGTTCTCGATGGACGAGATCTCCGAGATCATGGGGATCGACCGCGGCGAGGTGTCGGAGCTGGTCGGGCTGGCCCGCCAGGAGATGGCCGACGCCGTGTCGGGCAAGATCATGATCATCGAGGACGAGTCGATCATCGCCATGGACCTCGAGTCCCTCGTGGGCGAGATGGGCCACCGCGTCACCGGCATCGCCCGCACCCACACCGAGGCCGTGGCCCTTGCTGGCCAGGAGATGCCGGACCTGATCCTCGCGGACATCCAACTGGCCGACAACTCGTCGGGCATCGACGCCGTGAACGAGGTGATGCGCGACCTCGGCAAGCGCCCGGTGATCTTCATCACCGCCTTCCCGGAGCGCCTGCTGTCGGGCGCGCGCAACGAGCCCGCGTTCCTGATCGCCAAGCCCTACACCCAGGAGCAGGTGCGCTCCGCGGTGAGCCAGGCGATGTTCTTCTCCTCGACCGAGCCGCTCAGCGCTTGA
- a CDS encoding NepR family anti-sigma factor, whose amino-acid sequence MARSDEKTNIDSLIDANLRRVYETVLNEDVPDRFSALLSQLRSGQDDQSADAPADQPED is encoded by the coding sequence ATGGCACGAAGCGACGAAAAGACGAACATCGACAGTCTCATAGACGCGAACCTCAGGCGCGTCTACGAAACCGTCCTCAACGAAGACGTGCCCGACAGGTTCTCGGCGCTGCTCTCGCAGCTCAGATCCGGCCAGGACGACCAGTCCGCGGACGCGCCCGCCGACCAGCCGGAGGACTGA
- a CDS encoding DUF2254 domain-containing protein has protein sequence MHEPGALARKVLQEIRGGYWFIPGTLAAGAAALALALWWFQPEVIGWLPVGELTDDAARNLLTVIASSIIGVTGVMFSLTLVAVTHAAGKYGPRLIGNFMRDRGNQWALGILVATFVYAFTALVLADSSPDSVIQLTVLVALGLTFLSVGTMIFYVHHVPETVNVSNITAGLGERLTEQLRARIDRTEEARASDGGANGSMPLPERDPDLALAASGRGYIQTVAYDRLAELARRRGAVMRIEARAGEFVHPRRTLLRIWGEMTEDEAREALDRAVALGPEPTETQTPTFLADQLVEMIGIALSPGVNDPFTAVNCINWLAAALAEALVHRGGLRQPPSGRLHGDWLDFAALYARTFPAAMPYLTDDRMATEAAIRALEELMTLPATIDRRALLADLRLLRRAHAKT, from the coding sequence ATGCACGAGCCGGGGGCGCTGGCACGCAAGGTGCTGCAGGAGATCCGAGGCGGATACTGGTTCATCCCGGGCACCCTCGCCGCGGGCGCCGCGGCGCTGGCGCTGGCGCTGTGGTGGTTCCAGCCCGAGGTGATCGGCTGGCTGCCCGTGGGCGAGCTAACCGACGACGCCGCGCGCAACCTCCTCACCGTGATCGCCTCGTCGATCATCGGCGTCACGGGCGTGATGTTCTCGCTCACGCTGGTGGCCGTGACCCACGCGGCCGGCAAGTACGGGCCGCGCCTGATCGGGAACTTCATGCGCGACCGGGGCAACCAGTGGGCGCTCGGCATCCTCGTGGCCACCTTCGTCTACGCCTTCACCGCGCTGGTGCTCGCGGACAGCTCGCCGGACTCGGTGATCCAGCTCACGGTGCTGGTGGCGCTCGGGCTCACCTTCCTCTCGGTGGGCACCATGATCTTCTACGTCCACCACGTGCCCGAGACGGTGAACGTGTCGAACATCACCGCGGGCCTGGGCGAGCGGCTGACCGAGCAGCTGCGCGCGCGCATCGACCGGACCGAGGAGGCGCGGGCGAGCGACGGCGGCGCGAACGGGTCCATGCCCCTGCCCGAGCGCGACCCCGACCTCGCCCTCGCCGCATCGGGTCGGGGCTACATCCAGACCGTGGCCTACGACCGGCTGGCGGAGCTGGCGCGCCGGCGCGGAGCGGTGATGCGGATCGAGGCGCGGGCGGGCGAGTTCGTCCATCCCCGGCGCACGCTCCTGCGCATCTGGGGCGAGATGACCGAGGACGAGGCGCGCGAGGCGCTGGACCGCGCCGTGGCCCTCGGGCCCGAGCCCACCGAGACGCAGACCCCAACGTTCCTCGCCGACCAGCTGGTGGAGATGATCGGCATCGCGCTCTCGCCGGGCGTGAACGACCCCTTCACGGCGGTGAACTGCATCAACTGGCTCGCCGCGGCCCTGGCCGAGGCGCTGGTGCATCGCGGCGGGCTGCGCCAGCCCCCCTCGGGGCGGCTCCACGGCGACTGGCTCGACTTCGCGGCGCTCTATGCGCGGACCTTCCCGGCGGCGATGCCCTACCTCACCGACGACCGCATGGCGACGGAGGCGGCGATCCGGGCGCTGGAGGAGTTGATGACGCTGCCGGCCACGATCGACCGGCGCGCCCTGCTCGCGGACCTGCGGCTTCTCCGCCGCGCCCATGCGAAAACGTGA
- a CDS encoding formate/nitrite transporter family protein, with amino-acid sequence MADALIEHIEHEEREEAAIEEAGQLGAKLLYEVIRRAGEEELSRPLRSLTYSGIAAGVMISMSVVGEAVLRTYLPDAPWSYLVENLGYSLGFIVVILGGMQLFTENTITTVIPVIAERRKRLWWMMLRLWAIVLAANVFGCFSISAFYYYTPALPPEILPALTSLSAHATGFEPGTAFFRAIPAGVLVAALVWMLPQRNSGRFAIIMVFTWLIAAGDFTHVVAGSVEWGWMFWSDQLDFWEGFTGFFLPVLSGNIVGGTVIFTLVTHGQVKDEMHRKPLI; translated from the coding sequence ATGGCCGACGCCTTGATCGAGCACATCGAGCACGAGGAGCGCGAGGAGGCGGCGATCGAGGAGGCGGGGCAGCTCGGCGCCAAGCTGCTCTACGAGGTGATCCGCCGCGCCGGCGAAGAGGAGCTGTCGCGGCCGCTGCGCTCGCTGACCTACTCGGGCATCGCCGCGGGCGTGATGATTTCGATGTCGGTGGTGGGCGAGGCGGTGCTGCGCACCTACCTGCCCGATGCCCCCTGGAGCTACCTCGTCGAGAACCTCGGCTACTCGCTGGGCTTCATCGTGGTGATCCTGGGCGGCATGCAGCTGTTCACGGAGAACACCATCACCACCGTGATCCCGGTGATCGCCGAGCGGCGCAAGCGGCTGTGGTGGATGATGCTGCGCCTGTGGGCGATCGTGCTGGCGGCCAACGTCTTCGGCTGCTTCTCGATCTCGGCATTCTACTACTACACGCCCGCGCTTCCGCCCGAGATTCTGCCCGCGCTGACCTCGCTGTCGGCCCACGCCACCGGCTTCGAGCCGGGCACGGCGTTCTTCCGCGCGATCCCGGCGGGCGTGCTGGTGGCGGCGCTGGTGTGGATGCTGCCGCAGCGCAACTCGGGGCGCTTCGCGATCATCATGGTGTTCACCTGGCTGATCGCCGCGGGGGACTTCACCCACGTGGTGGCCGGCTCCGTGGAGTGGGGCTGGATGTTCTGGAGCGACCAGCTGGACTTCTGGGAGGGCTTCACCGGGTTCTTCCTGCCGGTCCTGTCGGGCAACATCGTGGGCGGCACCGTGATCTTCACGCTGGTCACCCACGGGCAGGTCAAGGACGAGATGCACCGCAAGCCGCTGATCTGA